Proteins encoded within one genomic window of Acinetobacter sp. YWS30-1:
- a CDS encoding NAD-dependent succinate-semialdehyde dehydrogenase: MSYQSINPFNNQKLKDYPSHTDQDIQNALDTAEKILKSDWTQQVDTRIEVLSKLANNMRERKSELAKIMTLDMGKLIKQSEGEIESCAKIAEYYADHAKEFLAPVSYETELGEAWVEHHPLGIIMAVEPWNFPFYQLMRVFAPNCAIGNPVVAKHASIVPQCAEAFEQLILDAGAPKGVWTNLFISSDQVADIIADPRVQGVALTGSEGAGRAVAGQAGKHVTKSTLELGGNDVFIVLDDADLEKAIKIGCQARVNNTGQVCTAAKRFILHEKIAEQFKSGMIKVFEGLKIGDPLDSETTLGPLSSADALEKLTKQVDKAVENGAKVVTGGKPYEHEGNFYQPTILENISRDNPAWYEEFFGPVAQIYVAKDEDEIVSIANDSNYGLGGVIHSQNIERAKKLASRVETGMIWINWYTDTAPELPFGGIKNSGYGHELSSDGFKEFVQKKLVVVKSPKNKPNTKLESHC; this comes from the coding sequence TCACACACTGATCAAGATATCCAAAATGCCTTGGATACCGCAGAAAAAATCCTGAAGTCGGATTGGACTCAACAAGTAGATACCCGGATTGAGGTACTTAGCAAACTGGCAAACAATATGCGGGAACGCAAGTCAGAACTGGCTAAAATCATGACACTGGATATGGGTAAGCTGATCAAGCAGAGTGAAGGTGAGATCGAAAGCTGTGCCAAAATTGCTGAGTATTATGCAGATCATGCCAAAGAGTTTTTAGCGCCAGTTTCTTATGAAACGGAACTAGGAGAAGCATGGGTAGAGCATCATCCCTTAGGCATCATCATGGCAGTAGAACCCTGGAACTTTCCTTTTTATCAGTTGATGCGTGTCTTTGCCCCAAACTGCGCGATTGGTAACCCTGTGGTAGCCAAGCACGCCAGCATTGTTCCGCAATGTGCTGAAGCCTTTGAACAGTTGATTCTGGATGCAGGCGCGCCGAAAGGTGTGTGGACTAATCTGTTTATCAGTAGCGATCAGGTCGCAGATATTATCGCGGATCCGCGTGTACAAGGCGTTGCTCTCACAGGTTCAGAAGGCGCAGGGCGTGCAGTAGCAGGGCAAGCTGGGAAACATGTCACCAAATCGACACTAGAATTAGGCGGTAATGATGTATTTATTGTGCTGGATGATGCTGATCTGGAAAAAGCGATCAAAATCGGCTGTCAGGCACGCGTTAATAACACGGGGCAGGTTTGTACAGCAGCTAAACGTTTTATCCTGCATGAGAAAATTGCGGAACAATTTAAATCGGGCATGATCAAGGTCTTTGAAGGCTTAAAAATTGGTGATCCGTTGGATTCTGAAACTACACTTGGCCCGCTGTCCTCAGCAGATGCGTTGGAAAAACTGACCAAGCAGGTTGATAAGGCAGTAGAGAATGGCGCGAAAGTCGTGACTGGTGGTAAGCCTTATGAGCATGAAGGTAATTTCTATCAGCCAACTATTCTGGAAAATATCAGCCGTGATAATCCGGCCTGGTATGAAGAATTCTTTGGTCCTGTGGCACAGATCTATGTCGCAAAAGATGAAGATGAAATTGTATCGATTGCCAATGATTCTAATTATGGTCTCGGAGGCGTGATTCATTCACAAAATATTGAGCGGGCGAAAAAGCTGGCTTCACGTGTAGAAACTGGCATGATCTGGATCAACTGGTATACCGATACTGCGCCAGAGCTGCCATTTGGCGGGATTAAAAATTCGGGTTATGGTCATGAACTTTCAAGCGATGGTTTCAAAGAATTTGTGCAGAAAAAACTGGTCGTCGTGAAAAGCCCAAAAAATAAGCCCAACACCAAACTAGAAAGCCACTGCTGA